GACGGCCTTGCCGGTCATCGTCCAGCACACGCTTGCACAAACGCACATCGTGCTTCATCCGAGCTTGGCGTTTGCCGCCATTGCGTTCGTCATGGTGCTACTTGCCGAAAACGCCCGCCTGCCGATCGACAACCCGTCGACGCATCTCGAACTGACGATGATCCATGAAGCTATGGTGCTGGAATACTCCGCGCGCCACCTGGCACTGATCGAATGGGCATCGTGGCTGAAACTGTTCAACTACGCCTGCATCGGCTTCACGCTGTTCGCGCCATGGGGCATCGCCACACACCATGTCGGCGCCGCGGGCATCGCACTCGCCCTGCTCACCCTGCTCGCCAAGTTGTTGTTGGCCGGCGGCGTCCTGGCGCTATTCGAAACCGTGTCGACCAAGCTGCGACTGTTCCGTGCACCCGAGTTTCTCACCATGGCCTTCCTGCTGGCCGTACTCGGTGTACTCGTACACCTGTTACTGGAGGGCTGAGCCGTGCTCACGCTACCGCTTACCGCCCAATGGCTGCAAACGCTCGCCGGCGCCTTGCTGCTGATCTCCTTCGCCATGCTGGCCGAACGGCGGAGTCGGCGCCTCGTCACGCTGCTCGTCTGGCAAGGCATGGTGCTGGTGACCGCCACACTGCTGACCGCGGCAACCACCCATCTGAACCATCTGTACTTTTCGGCGGCGCTCACATTCGTACTGAAAGTCTGCGTGCTCCCCTGGATCCTTCTGCGCCTGATGCGTCGACTGGGTATCGAACGCGACAACGAACCCCTGGTGAACGTACCCACCTTGATGCTTGTCGGGCTTGGCTTGGTGATTTTCGCGTTTGGCCTGGCCCAGCCGGTCAGCGCACTCGCGACAACAGTCATCCGGCAGACGCTGGGGATTGCGCTAGCCGTAATCCTGCTGGCTCTGCTGATGATCCTGGCGCGTCGCAAGGCCTTTACCCAGGTGACCGGGTTCCTTGCGCTGGAAAACGGCCTGTTCTTTGCGGCCACCAGCACCACCTATGGCATGCCCATGGTGGTCGAACTGGGCATCGCGCTGGACGTGCTCGTGGGCGTCTTCATCTTCGGCGTCTTTTTCTTTCACATACGCGAGCAGTTCGACAGCCTTGATCTCCATCACCTCGAGTCGCTCAAGGAGGAATGACATGGAGATTGCATGGGTCGTGGGCATCCCTGTCGTGGGAGCCGCCCTGCTTGCGCTGATCGGCTCGCGACGTTATGCCGCCGAGATCAATGTCGCGATCAGCCTGGCCACGCTGCTGGCCGCGTCGATGCTGACCGTCCATGTCTTCCGGGATGGATCCCTGACGGCCTATGACGAGCAGTTCTTCATTGATCCGTTCAACGTGTTCCTCGTGGCGCTGACGGCGCTGGTCGGCTTCACCACGGCGCTCTTTTCACGGTCCTACATGCGCATCGAAGCCACCCATGGCCGACTGACCGTGCGACGGCTACGGCTTTATCACAGCATGTACCAGCTGTTCATGGCGTCCATGCTGGTCGCCCTGACGACAAACAACCTGGGATTCCTGTGGGTGGCCATGGAGGCGGCCACACTGTCGACCGTTCTGCTGGTGTCGCTGTATCGCACCCGCGCAAGCATCGAGGCCGCCTGGAAGTACTTCATCCTTTGCGGCGTGGGGATCGCCCTGGCGCTGTTCGGCACCATTCTGATGTACGTGGCCGCGCAGGATCGGCTCGGCGGCAGTGGCATGTCCGCACTGCTCTGGACGCATCTCGACGCGGTCAGGGGCCAGCTGGAACCCACCGTGGTCGGCCTGGCCTTCGTCTTTCTGCTGGTCGGGTACGGCACCAAGGTCGGGCTGGCACCGTTGCACAACTGGTTGCCGGATGCACACGCCGAGGGTCCCACGCCCGTCTCGGCGGTTCTGTCCGGGCTTCTTCTCAACGTAGCGCTCTATGCCGTCCTGCGTTGCAAGATCATTGCCGACGGCGCCCTGCATTCACCGCTTCCCGGACGCATGCTGATGGGCTTCGGCCTGCTGTCGACCGTATGGGCCGCGCTGTTTCTCTGGCGCCAGCGCGACATCAAGCGATTGTTCGCGTACTCGTCGATCGAGCACATGGGCATCATGACCTTCGCCTTCGGCATGGGCGGACCGGTCGCGACCTTCGCTGGTCTCTTACACATGACCGTACACTCGTTGACGAAGTCGGCCATCTTTTTCACGGCAGGCCATGCATCGCAAGCGACGGGCACGCAGCGCATGGACCGTATTCGCGGCCTGCTCGCCATTCATCCCAGTGTCGGCTGGGGGCTCATGATTGGATCGCTGGCGATTCTCGGCATGCCGCCTTTCGGCGTGTTCGCTAGCGAGTACATGGTCCTCATGACGGCGATGCGCGACCACCCGTGGGCAACGCCTTTCCTGCTCTTCGCATTGGTGATTGCCTTCGCCGCCATCTTCGCGCGTGTGCAACCGATGGTCTTCGGCGAAGCCGAAGCGCCGTCACTCCCGCACCCGCCGTCCCTGGCACCGGTTTTCATTCACCTGGCCCTAGTGCTCGTCTTGGGTATCAGCATTCCAGCGGCTCTCGCCGAATGGTATCGCCTGGCAGCCCACCTGTTCGTGAGGTGACCCTATGCCGCTTGAAGTCATTGCTCGAAACGGCATCCCGGTACCGGCCAATGTCCCCGTGCGACGCCTTGTGGTCGACGCCCATCAATGGACGTCGCTGGCCGAGCAACTGCACGTGGCCGGAGCAAGCCTGCTCACGCTGTGGGGACATGACGAGCGAGATCGCAACGGCCAGTTCAGCGTCTTCGCGGCCTTCCTCCTGCCTGGCCAAGTGGTGGTGCTTCAGCACATGCTGGCGGGGCATCACCCGATCTACCCATCCCTTGGACACCGGTTCCCGGTCGCCATTCGCTTGCAGCGGTCCACTTACGATCTGCTCGGCGTGGAAGCCGACGGCGACGACACCCGCTCATGGCTATGCCATGACACCTGGCCCGCCCACTACTTCCCGTTACGTCGCGACGCCGATCTGGCCATCACGCATGCCACGCCGCCACGGCCTTATCGCTTTGTACCCGTCCTCGGCGAGGGTGTGCACGAGATACCGGTCGGTCCGGTGCATGCCGGCACCATCGAGCCCGGCCACTTCCGGTTCTCCGTCGTCGGTGAAAAGGTCCTTCGCCTGGAAGCGCGGCTCGGCTATGCCCACAAGGGCATAGCCAAACGGTTCGAAACGCTTGCACCACACGAGGGACACCGGCTCGCCGCACGCGTCAGCGGCGACAGCGCCGTCGCGTACTCATGGGCCTATTGTGCGGCACTCGAGTCACTTACAGGCATGGCCCCGTCGCCACGGGCCGCGCATCTGCGTGCCCTCGCTCTTGAACGGGAACGCATCGCCAATCATCTCGGCGACCTGGGCGCGCTCGGCAACGATGCCGGCCTCGCGTTCGGCCTCACTCAGTTCTCGATACTGAAAGAGCGCCTGCTTCGCCTCAATGACGACATCTTCGGTCAGCGCTATCTGATGGATTACGTCATTCCAGGTGGCGTGCAATCCGATATCGGACCGCATCACGTTCGTCGACTCCTCGACGAAACGACCGTTCTCGCCCACGAAGTCACATCACTACGCTCGATCTACAGCAGCCATTCAGGCCTTCAGGACCGCTTCCGCGGCACCGGGCAACTCGCGCCGTCCCTCGCCAAGGCTCACGGGGCACTGGGCCTTGTCGCACGGGCTTCGGGCATCGCGCAGGACGCACGCATCAGCATGCCGTGGGCACCCTACAACGATGTCCCTCCCGCAGGAGTGCTGGAGACCGACGGCGATGTCGCCGCACGCGTCCAGGTGCGCTTTGGCGAGGTCATGGAGTCCTTGCGACTCAGTCGTCTCTTGCTCGAGAAGCTCCCGCCAGGACCCACCGCGACGCCCATCCCCACGGCAGCCTCCCATGCCATCGGTATCGGCATCATTGAAGGATGGAGGGGGCCGGTGACGGTGGTGCTCGAGACCGACACCCCGCATACCATCCGGCGGTGTCACGTCCACGACCCGTCGTGGCAAAACTGGCCGCTGATCGAGTACGCGATGCTCGGCAATATCGTGCCCGATTTCCCGCTGATCAATAAGTCATTCAACCTTTCCTACAGTGGTCACGACGGGTGAGCCGATCATGCTAGATCTCCTGACACGTATCCGTCGCACCGGCCTGCTCACCGAGGCAACGGCCAAACCCGATCTTCGCGACGATGAAGTACGTCATATGCATGATCGCCTCCAGCGTGTGTTCGGGCGTGCATTGCGTATTCGCCATGTCGATGCCGGCTCCTGCAACGGCTGCGAGCTGGAAATCCAGGCGCTCACCAACCCGTACTACAACCTCGAAGGCGCCGGACTTGCCTTCGTCGCCAGCCCACGCCACGCAGACGTCCTACTGGTGACCGGCCCCGTCTCTGTCAACATGGTCGAAGCGCTCAGACGCACCTATGACGCCATGCCCAACCCCAAATGGGTCATGGCTGTCGGCGATTGCGGCGCCTGCGGTGGCGTCTTCGGCATCAATTACGCATCCCGTGGGCGCGTGGCCGATGTCCTTCCGGTGGATATGACGGTCCCGGGTTGCCCGCCGACGCCTCGTGCACTCCTGCAAGGACTGTTGCTGATGGCCAGCATGCCCCACTCACGTTCGCCTTTCCGAACCTCACGCGAACGCACCGATCCGAAATAGCCAGGCATACCCCACCGCGCGCCGCACGGCGCCGGGCCGAACTTACGTGGGGGCAAAATCTCCGTGCGGCTGATCTATTTCATTAATGTAGTATCCGCAAAAGACTTCAACTTTATAGCTGACAACTACCGCCGGTCGCTATGGAAATATTGCCACTCTAGAGGTGAGTTCTGGCAAATCTCGCATGCGCCCGGTGGTACTGAATGAACCATAGCGTTGAGTCGAGTCTCGAAGTCGAAGCTCCAACCTAGCACTGACAGCCATGCTGCAATCACCAAAGCTCAGGCGAGAGCGCACACTCGAATGACCGCTCTTGGCGCCGATTCCAGCCAGTGGTCTCATGCTGATCATCATGCCGGTGCGCTGATCATGATCGATTGGTGCTACTGATCAACTCCATCGGTGTACGCATCGAAAGCAGCAGCCACACCATTGCTAGTCGATACTCTATGGCGCTAGGGAAAGTGCAACTGCCTGCCAGAAAGCATACCCTTCAAAATTTTGCTCATAGGCGGCTTGATGTGCGTACTTCTCTGCATAGAGATGCACTCCCCTGCCAGTAGCAAATTCAGCCACACTCAACCGCGATCCCCACCTTCTTCCCAGTATTCCGCAACTCATCCAGGTA
This window of the Dyella sp. A6 genome carries:
- a CDS encoding NADH-quinone oxidoreductase subunit NuoB; this translates as MVTTGEPIMLDLLTRIRRTGLLTEATAKPDLRDDEVRHMHDRLQRVFGRALRIRHVDAGSCNGCELEIQALTNPYYNLEGAGLAFVASPRHADVLLVTGPVSVNMVEALRRTYDAMPNPKWVMAVGDCGACGGVFGINYASRGRVADVLPVDMTVPGCPPTPRALLQGLLLMASMPHSRSPFRTSRERTDPK
- a CDS encoding formate hydrogenlyase; the protein is MLTLPLTAQWLQTLAGALLLISFAMLAERRSRRLVTLLVWQGMVLVTATLLTAATTHLNHLYFSAALTFVLKVCVLPWILLRLMRRLGIERDNEPLVNVPTLMLVGLGLVIFAFGLAQPVSALATTVIRQTLGIALAVILLALLMILARRKAFTQVTGFLALENGLFFAATSTTYGMPMVVELGIALDVLVGVFIFGVFFFHIREQFDSLDLHHLESLKEE
- a CDS encoding respiratory chain complex I subunit 1 family protein, whose product is MAMTAMIYGWQIGACLLAIGLAPLFAGWVGQCRALLQNRTAPSPWQPYRMLRKLFHKDVALANDASWLFRSAPYVVFASMVLAAAIIPSLTTQLPASRVADAIALVGLFATARAFMALAAMDIGTAFGTLGARREMMIGFLTEPALLMVLFNAFLMAGTTALPVIVQHTLAQTHIVLHPSLAFAAIAFVMVLLAENARLPIDNPSTHLELTMIHEAMVLEYSARHLALIEWASWLKLFNYACIGFTLFAPWGIATHHVGAAGIALALLTLLAKLLLAGGVLALFETVSTKLRLFRAPEFLTMAFLLAVLGVLVHLLLEG
- a CDS encoding NADH-quinone oxidoreductase subunit C, with protein sequence MPLEVIARNGIPVPANVPVRRLVVDAHQWTSLAEQLHVAGASLLTLWGHDERDRNGQFSVFAAFLLPGQVVVLQHMLAGHHPIYPSLGHRFPVAIRLQRSTYDLLGVEADGDDTRSWLCHDTWPAHYFPLRRDADLAITHATPPRPYRFVPVLGEGVHEIPVGPVHAGTIEPGHFRFSVVGEKVLRLEARLGYAHKGIAKRFETLAPHEGHRLAARVSGDSAVAYSWAYCAALESLTGMAPSPRAAHLRALALERERIANHLGDLGALGNDAGLAFGLTQFSILKERLLRLNDDIFGQRYLMDYVIPGGVQSDIGPHHVRRLLDETTVLAHEVTSLRSIYSSHSGLQDRFRGTGQLAPSLAKAHGALGLVARASGIAQDARISMPWAPYNDVPPAGVLETDGDVAARVQVRFGEVMESLRLSRLLLEKLPPGPTATPIPTAASHAIGIGIIEGWRGPVTVVLETDTPHTIRRCHVHDPSWQNWPLIEYAMLGNIVPDFPLINKSFNLSYSGHDG
- a CDS encoding hydrogenase 4 subunit F, producing the protein MEIAWVVGIPVVGAALLALIGSRRYAAEINVAISLATLLAASMLTVHVFRDGSLTAYDEQFFIDPFNVFLVALTALVGFTTALFSRSYMRIEATHGRLTVRRLRLYHSMYQLFMASMLVALTTNNLGFLWVAMEAATLSTVLLVSLYRTRASIEAAWKYFILCGVGIALALFGTILMYVAAQDRLGGSGMSALLWTHLDAVRGQLEPTVVGLAFVFLLVGYGTKVGLAPLHNWLPDAHAEGPTPVSAVLSGLLLNVALYAVLRCKIIADGALHSPLPGRMLMGFGLLSTVWAALFLWRQRDIKRLFAYSSIEHMGIMTFAFGMGGPVATFAGLLHMTVHSLTKSAIFFTAGHASQATGTQRMDRIRGLLAIHPSVGWGLMIGSLAILGMPPFGVFASEYMVLMTAMRDHPWATPFLLFALVIAFAAIFARVQPMVFGEAEAPSLPHPPSLAPVFIHLALVLVLGISIPAALAEWYRLAAHLFVR